The following coding sequences lie in one Listeria ivanovii subsp. londoniensis genomic window:
- a CDS encoding FtsW/RodA/SpoVE family cell cycle protein translates to MFKRILKSYDYAFIAVFILLCLFGIIMIYSASWSLAIGKDLPADYYYMRQVKNFIISFIFFILFALVPFKFYQNNKVLMLIVFGTIGILLLIFLIGKTVNNANSWLVVGPRSLQPGEFAKLAVIIYMSAIYAKKQSYIDDFNRGVLPPIFFLAFVCFLIAIQPDTGTAFIIFLVGCCIIVTSGMRLRTIMKLIGIGLGVLVALTLILFALPDSVRDEIVSPTKVARITTFMNPFEYADKEGHQLINSFYAIGSGGVSGQGLGESVQKLGYLPEAHTDFIIAVVAEELGVFGVMFIILGLFFLIYKTISTGLRAKDPFASLMCYGIASLIAIQAFINLGGASGLIPLTGVTLPFISYGGSSLMVLSMMIGIVANISMFNKYHRVYNADGSKQVKPKKQKRR, encoded by the coding sequence ATGTTTAAACGAATTTTAAAATCATATGATTACGCTTTTATAGCTGTATTTATACTCCTGTGTTTATTTGGGATTATAATGATTTACAGTGCCAGTTGGTCACTAGCCATTGGAAAAGATTTGCCAGCAGATTATTATTATATGCGCCAAGTAAAGAACTTCATTATAAGTTTTATCTTTTTTATTCTTTTTGCGCTCGTCCCCTTTAAATTTTATCAAAATAACAAAGTATTAATGTTAATTGTGTTTGGGACTATTGGTATCTTATTATTAATCTTTTTGATTGGTAAAACTGTAAATAATGCCAATAGTTGGCTGGTTGTAGGGCCACGTTCATTACAACCAGGGGAATTTGCGAAGTTAGCAGTCATCATTTACATGTCTGCAATTTATGCGAAGAAACAGAGCTATATTGATGATTTTAACCGTGGTGTTTTGCCGCCGATTTTCTTTTTAGCTTTTGTTTGTTTTCTAATTGCCATCCAGCCAGATACTGGGACAGCTTTTATAATTTTCTTAGTTGGTTGCTGTATTATTGTGACTTCAGGAATGCGGCTTCGAACGATAATGAAACTGATTGGAATAGGACTTGGTGTTCTTGTGGCGCTCACGCTTATTCTGTTCGCATTACCAGACAGTGTTCGAGACGAAATTGTGTCACCAACCAAGGTAGCACGGATTACCACGTTTATGAATCCTTTCGAATATGCGGATAAAGAAGGACATCAATTGATTAACTCGTTTTATGCAATTGGTTCAGGAGGCGTCTCAGGACAAGGGCTTGGTGAGAGCGTTCAAAAGCTGGGTTATTTGCCAGAAGCGCATACCGATTTTATTATCGCGGTAGTTGCGGAAGAATTGGGTGTTTTCGGAGTGATGTTCATTATTTTAGGATTGTTTTTCCTCATTTATAAAACGATTAGTACCGGTTTGAGGGCAAAGGATCCATTTGCTTCATTAATGTGTTACGGCATTGCTAGTTTGATTGCGATTCAAGCCTTTATTAATTTGGGCGGGGCAAGTGGACTTATTCCGCTTACCGGTGTAACGCTGCCATTTATTAGTTATGGTGGTTCCTCTTTAATGGTGCTTTCGATGATGATTGGAATAGTAGCTAACATTTCGATGTTTAATAAGTATCATCGCGTGTATAATGCAGATGGTTCTAAACAAGTAAAACCTAAAAAACAAAAAAGAAGATAG
- a CDS encoding YktB family protein has translation MTFKGFTKKDFKTMQIPGLEARMAGIQHDIQPKFKAVGEVLTTYLSAELGEEMFLHIARHQRRSVNPPESTWLAICHDKRGYKKHPHFQVGLFDNYLFIWLAFIYENEQSTKIANRFLKETKLFAHLPDSFAISPDHTAEKTYPVHNGELVPILERFRDVKKGEFLVGKIFLPDEDILTPGKTFLKEAESVLDELIPFYKASLQ, from the coding sequence ATGACTTTTAAAGGATTTACGAAGAAAGATTTTAAGACAATGCAAATTCCTGGCCTTGAAGCAAGAATGGCTGGAATTCAACATGATATTCAACCAAAATTTAAAGCGGTTGGTGAAGTATTAACAACTTATTTAAGTGCTGAGCTTGGTGAGGAAATGTTTTTACATATTGCGCGGCATCAAAGACGTTCGGTCAATCCCCCAGAAAGCACTTGGTTAGCGATTTGTCATGATAAACGCGGCTATAAAAAACATCCACATTTTCAAGTTGGACTATTTGATAATTACCTATTTATTTGGTTAGCTTTTATATATGAAAATGAACAAAGCACTAAAATTGCCAATCGTTTTTTGAAAGAGACAAAATTATTTGCTCATTTACCAGATAGTTTTGCGATTTCGCCAGATCACACCGCAGAAAAAACGTATCCTGTACATAACGGAGAGTTAGTTCCAATTTTAGAACGTTTTCGTGATGTAAAAAAAGGCGAATTTTTGGTTGGGAAAATATTCCTGCCTGATGAAGACATTTTGACACCTGGAAAAACTTTCCTAAAAGAAGCAGAATCTGTACTAGATGAATTAATCCCATTCTATAAGGCTTCCTTGCAATAA
- a CDS encoding DUF5068 domain-containing protein — MKKVSLIFVVIGICLLTACGTDNDEKKAEPKETDVAKNDMNENSNKKATEKTNENEQGQTDKSSEKEQEQPSETIEKKTDEATGTNGTEKKESKPVQQTAAVSSISLSEFNESATSPITGGEVTTVYTGTNPKYAFFGPLNITISKYKVESVAGSDKQIDAYSPESYLGRRDGYVITLDVIVENTTNSTITYKTDRMSLTGKDISKGASKENFIPTERILNNSSDEFPSMTKKEGYISYMLNQEDYDKLKQSTKLTANNPNDFNSPAIEGSVKGNITLDFLINK; from the coding sequence ATGAAAAAGGTAAGTTTAATTTTTGTTGTTATAGGAATATGCTTGTTAACTGCATGTGGAACTGATAATGATGAAAAAAAAGCAGAGCCAAAAGAAACGGATGTAGCTAAAAATGATATGAATGAGAATAGTAATAAAAAAGCTACTGAAAAAACAAATGAAAACGAACAAGGACAAACTGATAAATCAAGCGAGAAAGAACAAGAACAGCCTAGTGAGACGATTGAAAAGAAAACAGATGAAGCGACAGGAACAAATGGTACCGAGAAAAAAGAAAGTAAACCAGTACAACAAACAGCGGCAGTTAGCTCTATTTCTCTAAGTGAATTTAATGAATCGGCAACATCACCAATCACTGGAGGCGAAGTTACGACTGTTTACACGGGAACTAATCCGAAATATGCTTTTTTTGGACCACTTAATATAACAATTAGTAAGTATAAAGTAGAGAGTGTGGCTGGTTCTGACAAGCAAATTGATGCTTATTCACCAGAATCGTATTTAGGTCGACGTGATGGTTACGTGATTACCCTTGATGTCATTGTTGAAAATACAACTAATTCGACAATCACATATAAAACAGACCGCATGTCGCTAACTGGAAAAGATATTTCAAAAGGAGCAAGTAAAGAGAACTTTATTCCAACTGAAAGAATACTTAATAATAGTAGCGATGAATTTCCAAGTATGACGAAAAAAGAAGGATATATTTCCTACATGTTGAATCAGGAAGATTATGATAAATTAAAGCAGTCTACCAAATTAACTGCTAACAACCCTAATGATTTTAATTCACCTGCTATTGAAGGAAGTGTTAAAGGGAATATTACATTAGACTTTCTAATTAATAAGTAG
- a CDS encoding magnesium transporter CorA family protein — protein sequence MHQIFKSDKNGKLMELEEVTRNCWINIVAPTSEEINRIADNYEIPLEFLEDPLDKDESARIERDDDSDSVLIVCDFPVVDEDDIHYASFETIPMGIIITKDYFITICTIDSSIVQSFIRNRIKGFYTHMKTRFALQILYMISTTFLRHLKRLNRQTDEIEKELHESMKNKQLYDLMGIEKSLVYFVTALKSNKVVLDKMMRQNIVKMYEEDQDLLEDVIIENRQGIEMAEVHSNILSGMMDAYASIISNNMNIVMKFLTSFTIILTIPTMVFSFYGMNVKLPFMDMSMAWMLTLGFAFGIAGALAIVFWRRKFF from the coding sequence ATGCATCAAATTTTCAAATCAGATAAAAATGGCAAACTAATGGAATTAGAAGAAGTAACCCGCAATTGTTGGATTAATATCGTTGCCCCTACTTCTGAAGAAATTAATAGAATTGCTGATAATTATGAAATCCCACTAGAATTTTTAGAAGATCCACTAGATAAAGATGAAAGCGCCCGGATTGAACGTGACGATGATTCTGATTCCGTTTTAATTGTTTGTGACTTTCCAGTAGTAGATGAAGATGATATTCATTATGCTTCATTTGAAACCATTCCAATGGGGATAATTATTACGAAAGACTACTTTATTACGATTTGTACGATTGATTCTTCCATTGTGCAATCATTTATCCGAAACCGTATTAAAGGCTTTTATACGCATATGAAAACTCGATTCGCCTTACAAATTTTATATATGATTTCAACGACTTTCTTACGGCACTTAAAACGCTTAAACCGCCAAACAGATGAAATCGAAAAAGAATTACATGAATCAATGAAAAATAAACAGTTGTATGATTTAATGGGGATTGAAAAAAGTTTGGTTTACTTTGTTACTGCCCTTAAATCCAATAAAGTTGTCCTTGATAAAATGATGCGTCAAAACATCGTTAAAATGTACGAGGAAGATCAAGACTTACTGGAAGATGTTATAATTGAAAATCGCCAAGGAATCGAAATGGCGGAAGTTCATTCGAATATTCTAAGTGGGATGATGGATGCTTATGCCTCAATTATCTCCAACAACATGAATATCGTGATGAAATTTCTAACCTCTTTTACTATCATCTTAACTATTCCTACAATGGTATTTAGTTTTTACGGAATGAATGTTAAATTACCGTTTATGGATATGTCAATGGCCTGGATGCTAACACTTGGTTTTGCGTTTGGAATTGCCGGCGCACTTGCGATTGTGTTTTGGCGGAGGAAATTCTTTTAA
- a CDS encoding inositol monophosphatase family protein — MDSEKIDYLARLWIMEAAAKIKKSFKETLDIDIKSGRNDLVTNMDKETESFFAGQIKEHFPEHRLFGEEGIADSITDLNGVVWILDPIDGTLNFVEQQRDFAISLAIYEDGSGKLAYIYDVVRDELYFGEKGKGATVNGRPIQKIDPNRELQDALLIANLSVTRKFPTMWEAVKVSRGLRLHGAASLEYMDVATGRAGAYLSANLAPWDIAAGKIIVEELGGIVTRMDGEKINMLEKGTSMVATPKIHQTLLDNYLP; from the coding sequence ATGGATAGCGAAAAGATAGATTATTTAGCTCGGTTATGGATTATGGAAGCAGCAGCGAAAATCAAGAAGTCGTTTAAAGAAACATTAGATATCGATATAAAGTCTGGTCGAAATGATTTAGTAACTAATATGGATAAAGAAACGGAAAGCTTTTTTGCGGGACAAATCAAAGAACATTTCCCTGAGCACAGATTATTTGGTGAAGAGGGTATAGCGGACTCCATTACAGATTTAAACGGCGTTGTTTGGATTCTTGATCCGATTGATGGGACACTTAATTTCGTCGAGCAACAAAGAGACTTCGCCATTTCACTGGCCATATATGAAGATGGTAGTGGAAAACTTGCCTATATTTATGACGTCGTGCGAGATGAACTTTACTTTGGAGAAAAAGGAAAAGGGGCGACAGTTAATGGAAGGCCAATTCAAAAAATAGATCCAAATCGTGAACTTCAAGACGCTTTACTCATTGCTAATTTAAGTGTGACCAGAAAATTTCCGACGATGTGGGAAGCGGTAAAAGTATCACGCGGCTTACGACTTCATGGTGCGGCTTCACTTGAGTATATGGATGTCGCAACAGGACGAGCAGGGGCATATCTGTCCGCGAATTTAGCACCATGGGATATTGCGGCTGGGAAAATTATTGTCGAAGAATTGGGCGGAATTGTAACCCGAATGGATGGCGAAAAAATCAATATGTTAGAAAAAGGAACTTCTATGGTTGCAACACCTAAAATTCATCAAACGCTATTAGATAACTACCTGCCTTAA
- a CDS encoding YlaN family protein: MANKKINHREEAVELLKQDAKRILQLIKVQMDNLTLPQCPAYEEVLDTQMYGLSREINFATRLGLIEPEEGKKLISTLEKELSALHELSMSKK; this comes from the coding sequence ATGGCAAATAAAAAAATAAATCACAGAGAAGAGGCAGTCGAGCTTCTGAAACAAGATGCAAAACGAATCTTACAGTTGATTAAAGTCCAAATGGATAATTTAACATTACCGCAATGTCCAGCATATGAAGAAGTACTTGATACCCAAATGTATGGTTTATCACGTGAAATTAACTTCGCAACCCGCCTAGGATTAATTGAACCAGAGGAAGGGAAAAAATTAATTTCCACACTGGAAAAAGAATTATCCGCCTTACATGAATTATCCATGAGTAAAAAATAA
- the typA gene encoding translational GTPase TypA has product MNLRNDIRNVAIIAHVDHGKTTLVDQLLRQSGTFRDNETVAERAMDNNDLERERGITILAKNTAIKYEDTRVNIMDTPGHADFGGEVERIMKMVDGVLLVVDAYEGTMPQTRFVLKKALEQNLTPIVVVNKIDRDFARPEEVVDEVLELFIELGANDDQLEFPVVYASAINGTSSYDSNPAEQKETMKPLLDTIIEHIPAPVDNSDEPLQFQVSLLDYNDYVGRIGIGRVFRGTMHVGQTVALIKLDGTVKQFRVTKMFGFFGLKRDEIKEAKAGDLVALAGMEDIFVGETVTPFDHQEALPLLRIDEPTLQMTFVTNNSPFAGREGKHVTSRKIEERLLAELQTDVSLRVEPTASPDAWVVSGRGELHLSILIETMRREGYELQVSKPEVIIREIDGVKCEPVEDVQIDTPEEFMGSVIESISQRKGEMKNMINDGNGQVRLQFIVPARGLIGYTTDFLSMTRGYGIINHTFDSYQPIQKGRVGGRSRGVLVSMETGKSTTYGTMQVEDRGTIFIEPGTDIYEGMIVGENNRDGDIAVNIVKAKQMTNIRSANKDQTNVIKKPRHLSLEESLEFLNEDEYCEVTPQSIRLRKKILNKNEREKAAKRSKTAE; this is encoded by the coding sequence TTGAATTTAAGAAATGATATTCGTAATGTAGCAATTATTGCCCATGTTGACCATGGTAAAACAACGCTAGTAGACCAATTACTACGCCAGTCAGGTACTTTCCGTGACAATGAAACAGTTGCAGAACGTGCGATGGACAACAATGATTTAGAAAGAGAACGCGGTATTACCATTTTAGCAAAAAATACAGCGATTAAGTATGAAGATACACGTGTCAACATCATGGATACACCTGGACACGCCGATTTCGGTGGAGAAGTAGAACGTATCATGAAAATGGTGGACGGGGTTCTTTTAGTAGTGGACGCGTATGAAGGTACAATGCCTCAAACACGTTTTGTACTAAAAAAAGCACTAGAACAAAATCTAACACCAATCGTCGTAGTTAACAAAATTGACCGTGACTTTGCTCGCCCAGAAGAAGTTGTTGATGAAGTACTAGAACTTTTCATCGAACTAGGTGCAAATGATGATCAATTAGAATTCCCAGTTGTTTATGCTTCTGCAATCAACGGAACTTCAAGCTATGATTCCAATCCAGCAGAACAAAAAGAAACAATGAAACCACTTTTAGATACTATTATTGAACATATTCCAGCTCCAGTTGATAATAGTGACGAACCACTTCAATTCCAAGTTTCATTACTTGATTATAATGACTATGTTGGTCGTATTGGTATTGGCCGTGTTTTCCGCGGAACAATGCACGTTGGACAAACAGTTGCTTTAATCAAACTTGATGGCACTGTAAAACAATTCCGTGTAACGAAAATGTTCGGTTTCTTCGGACTAAAACGGGACGAAATTAAAGAAGCAAAAGCTGGTGATTTAGTAGCGCTTGCAGGAATGGAAGACATCTTCGTTGGCGAAACAGTAACACCATTTGACCACCAAGAAGCACTTCCACTTTTACGGATTGACGAACCTACGTTACAAATGACTTTTGTAACTAACAATAGTCCTTTCGCTGGTCGTGAAGGTAAACACGTAACAAGTCGTAAAATTGAAGAACGCTTACTAGCAGAACTTCAAACAGATGTATCGCTTCGTGTAGAACCAACAGCCTCTCCGGATGCATGGGTTGTTTCTGGACGCGGAGAACTACATTTATCGATTCTTATCGAAACAATGCGTCGTGAAGGTTATGAATTACAAGTTTCTAAACCAGAAGTTATCATTCGTGAAATTGATGGCGTGAAATGTGAACCAGTAGAAGACGTTCAAATTGATACTCCAGAAGAATTCATGGGGTCTGTTATTGAATCTATTAGCCAACGTAAAGGTGAAATGAAAAATATGATTAACGATGGTAACGGACAAGTTCGTTTACAATTCATCGTTCCAGCTCGTGGTTTAATTGGTTATACAACTGATTTCCTTTCAATGACTCGTGGTTATGGTATTATCAACCATACATTCGATAGTTACCAACCAATCCAAAAAGGACGCGTTGGTGGACGTAGCCGTGGCGTTCTTGTATCAATGGAAACTGGTAAATCAACTACTTACGGAACAATGCAAGTAGAAGACCGTGGTACGATTTTCATCGAGCCAGGTACTGATATTTACGAAGGTATGATCGTTGGGGAAAATAACCGTGATGGCGATATTGCTGTAAATATTGTGAAAGCAAAACAAATGACTAACATTCGTTCTGCTAACAAAGACCAAACAAATGTGATCAAAAAGCCACGCCATTTATCGCTAGAAGAATCATTAGAATTCTTGAACGAAGACGAGTACTGTGAAGTAACTCCACAATCAATCCGTTTGCGTAAAAAAATTCTTAATAAAAACGAACGTGAAAAAGCAGCAAAACGCTCAAAAACTGCTGAATAA
- a CDS encoding SH3 domain-containing protein: MKNKRKCITTILGLTLLSTLSLSTPVLAEDSPSGSPIDAETILNDNTNESIYTPKEQSEAEKQEAESKPTEETSDAATDRSPRLFSSSQGLSSANQYIINQHYTNPVIEQQIKNFDQFVYKDGYGKPRGFVVHETANDNSTITSEINYMTNNWQNAFVHTFVDSSRIIQIHPTEYAVWGAGPKANPYFVQSELVREKTKEKFYKSINNDAYYVAYNLKQYGLIPVNAHNTGIGTVWSHDAVSRYLGGTTHSDPVGYFAKWGYTFNEFFDLVNYKYNELTVPVNKTYYAKSAVNLRATADWSSNIIINIPEGSAVIIDENSMTEDGFYKVSYGGKTGWMKLSYFSKQPVLQTYYAASNINLRKSASWDSAIVGTIPTNAKVTINNSTNSNGFYKVTYNDLTGWMKLSYFANKPVLEDVYAKSAINLRTEANWESPIAFIIKEGDKATLNNTTAKDGFYQITVNGKVGWMKDSYFSKQPVLETLYASSPINLRSKPDWNSSISATIPVNTQVKLNNTTLNNGFYQVTAANGKTGWMKLSYFSKQPVLQTYYAASNINLRKSASWDSAIVGTIPTNAKVTINNSTNSNGFYKVTYNDLTGWMKLSYFANKPVLEDVYAKSAINLRTEANWESPIAFIIKEGDKATLNNTTAKDGFYQITVNGKVGWMKDSYFSKQPVLETLYASSPINLRSKPDWNSSISATIPVNTQVKLNNTTLNNGFYQVTAANGKTGWMKRNYFSTASVLETLYAANNVNLRQSPTWDSPIVVTIPKGAKVDLNSTTLTNDFYQITYNGKTGWMKRGYFVK, from the coding sequence TTGAAAAATAAAAGAAAATGTATCACTACTATTTTAGGTTTGACACTCCTATCTACTTTATCGCTTTCCACTCCTGTATTGGCAGAGGATTCTCCAAGCGGCTCTCCTATAGATGCTGAAACAATTCTGAATGATAATACAAACGAATCCATTTACACTCCTAAAGAGCAAAGTGAAGCAGAAAAGCAGGAAGCTGAATCAAAACCAACTGAAGAAACAAGTGATGCAGCTACAGACAGATCCCCACGCCTTTTTTCTAGTTCACAAGGTCTTTCTTCAGCAAATCAATATATTATTAATCAACACTATACTAACCCAGTAATTGAACAACAAATAAAAAACTTTGACCAATTTGTTTATAAAGATGGTTATGGCAAGCCTAGAGGTTTTGTTGTCCATGAAACAGCCAATGATAATTCTACTATTACTAGTGAAATTAATTATATGACAAATAACTGGCAAAACGCATTTGTTCACACTTTTGTAGACAGCAGTCGTATAATACAAATACACCCAACCGAGTATGCAGTATGGGGAGCAGGACCAAAAGCCAATCCATACTTTGTCCAATCTGAGTTAGTACGTGAAAAAACAAAAGAAAAGTTTTACAAATCTATTAATAATGATGCTTATTATGTTGCTTATAACTTAAAGCAGTATGGATTAATCCCTGTGAATGCACATAATACCGGTATCGGAACAGTTTGGTCACATGATGCTGTAAGTCGTTATTTAGGGGGAACTACTCATAGTGATCCAGTCGGTTATTTTGCTAAATGGGGATACACTTTTAATGAATTTTTTGATTTAGTTAACTATAAATATAATGAATTAACTGTTCCTGTTAATAAAACATATTATGCTAAATCAGCAGTCAACCTCAGAGCAACAGCAGACTGGTCAAGTAATATCATTATCAATATTCCAGAAGGTTCAGCCGTTATTATAGATGAAAATTCCATGACAGAGGATGGTTTTTATAAAGTTAGTTATGGCGGAAAAACAGGCTGGATGAAATTATCTTATTTCTCCAAACAACCTGTTCTTCAAACCTATTATGCAGCTAGCAATATAAACTTAAGAAAATCTGCTTCATGGGATAGCGCTATTGTAGGGACAATTCCAACAAATGCTAAAGTTACTATTAATAACTCTACAAACTCTAATGGTTTTTACAAAGTTACGTACAATGACTTAACTGGTTGGATGAAATTATCTTATTTTGCTAACAAACCTGTTTTAGAGGACGTTTATGCCAAGTCAGCTATTAATTTAAGAACTGAGGCTAATTGGGAAAGCCCCATCGCTTTCATTATTAAAGAAGGCGATAAAGCTACTCTAAATAATACAACAGCAAAAGACGGCTTCTATCAAATCACAGTAAATGGGAAAGTTGGCTGGATGAAAGACTCCTATTTCTCCAAGCAACCGGTTCTCGAAACACTTTATGCTTCATCTCCAATTAACCTTCGTTCGAAACCTGATTGGAATAGTTCTATTTCTGCTACAATCCCAGTCAACACGCAAGTTAAGCTCAATAATACAACTTTAAACAATGGTTTCTACCAAGTTACGGCTGCTAATGGGAAAACAGGCTGGATGAAATTATCTTATTTCTCCAAACAACCTGTTCTTCAAACCTATTATGCAGCTAGCAATATAAACTTAAGAAAATCTGCTTCATGGGATAGCGCTATTGTAGGGACAATTCCAACAAATGCTAAAGTTACTATTAATAACTCTACAAACTCTAATGGTTTTTACAAAGTTACGTACAATGACTTAACTGGTTGGATGAAATTATCTTATTTTGCTAACAAACCTGTTTTAGAGGACGTTTATGCCAAGTCAGCTATTAATTTAAGAACTGAGGCTAATTGGGAAAGCCCCATCGCTTTCATTATTAAAGAAGGCGATAAAGCTACTCTAAATAATACAACAGCAAAAGACGGCTTCTATCAAATCACAGTAAATGGGAAAGTTGGCTGGATGAAAGACTCCTATTTCTCCAAGCAACCGGTTCTCGAAACACTTTATGCTTCATCTCCAATTAACCTTCGTTCGAAACCTGATTGGAATAGTTCTATTTCTGCTACAATCCCAGTCAACACGCAAGTTAAGCTCAATAATACAACTTTAAACAATGGTTTCTACCAAGTTACGGCTGCTAATGGGAAAACAGGCTGGATGAAGCGGAATTATTTCTCTACAGCTTCTGTTTTAGAAACATTGTACGCAGCTAACAATGTAAATTTACGTCAAAGTCCAACTTGGGATAGCCCAATAGTCGTAACCATTCCTAAGGGTGCTAAAGTTGATTTAAATAGCACTACACTTACTAATGACTTCTATCAAATTACGTATAACGGAAAAACGGGCTGGATGAAACGTGGATACTTTGTAAAATAA
- a CDS encoding YlaI family protein, whose amino-acid sequence MNAKCILCERVDELDNRKFKTKQLRNKPIRMYLCPECEHRVAINTISRVNSGHFNFHKPVVISNSELKNLVNNSAEFEPTSKS is encoded by the coding sequence TTGAATGCAAAATGTATTTTATGCGAACGTGTAGATGAACTAGACAATCGCAAATTTAAAACAAAGCAATTACGTAACAAACCTATTAGAATGTATTTATGCCCTGAATGTGAACATCGAGTAGCTATCAATACTATCAGCCGTGTTAATTCTGGTCATTTTAATTTCCATAAACCAGTCGTGATTTCAAATAGTGAGTTGAAAAATTTAGTAAATAATAGCGCGGAATTTGAACCGACTTCCAAAAGTTAA